A genomic region of Pontibaca methylaminivorans contains the following coding sequences:
- a CDS encoding sulfurtransferase, with amino-acid sequence MTFPFSLTAAAVALALGPTLAAAADFGPLVTPQELSALVGKDAAPLVLDIRGEGEDGYGGGHIAGAVNAPYQLFRGPAENPGAVPDDATLTSRFRELGISREQPVVVVHQGSDDTDFGAAARVYWTLKSSGVSQLAILNGGVNGWKEAGLPLSTEAVTPNPSDIEVTLSDQWLADAGDVQAAIDGESGALLLDARPESFWKGEEAHPAAARPGTLPDSRDLPHSSWFQGDGALIDASAAAGIAQDGGIAPDTEVVSFCNTGHWAATNWFALSELAGVEGVKLYPESMVGWSQDENHAMSNVPGRLQNLWNQIKGN; translated from the coding sequence CGCCGCCGCTGTCGCGCTCGCCCTTGGGCCGACCCTTGCCGCAGCAGCGGATTTCGGGCCGCTCGTCACCCCGCAGGAGCTTTCCGCGCTGGTCGGGAAAGACGCGGCGCCACTCGTGCTCGATATCCGCGGCGAAGGTGAGGACGGCTATGGCGGCGGCCATATCGCGGGTGCGGTGAACGCGCCCTATCAACTGTTCCGCGGCCCGGCCGAAAATCCGGGTGCCGTGCCCGATGACGCGACGCTGACCAGCAGGTTCCGCGAACTCGGCATCAGCCGCGAACAGCCGGTGGTCGTGGTCCACCAGGGCAGCGACGACACCGATTTCGGCGCTGCAGCGCGGGTATACTGGACGCTGAAATCAAGCGGCGTGAGCCAGCTTGCAATCCTGAACGGCGGCGTCAACGGCTGGAAGGAAGCGGGATTGCCGCTCAGCACCGAGGCCGTGACCCCGAACCCGAGCGACATCGAGGTGACCCTTTCCGACCAATGGCTTGCCGATGCGGGCGATGTGCAGGCGGCGATCGACGGCGAGTCCGGCGCGCTGCTGCTTGACGCGCGCCCCGAAAGCTTCTGGAAGGGCGAGGAGGCCCACCCCGCCGCCGCGCGTCCGGGCACGCTGCCCGATTCGCGCGATCTGCCCCATTCCAGCTGGTTTCAGGGCGATGGCGCGCTCATCGATGCTTCGGCCGCCGCAGGAATCGCGCAGGACGGAGGCATCGCCCCGGACACCGAGGTCGTTTCCTTCTGCAACACCGGCCATTGGGCCGCGACCAACTGGTTTGCCCTGAGCGAGCTTGCCGGGGTCGAAGGCGTGAAGCTTTATCCCGAATCCATGGTCGGCTGGTCGCAGGATGAAAACCATGCCATGAGCAACGTGCCGGGGCGGCTCCAGAACCTCTGGAACCAGATCAAGGGCAACTGA